From Paraburkholderia sabiae, a single genomic window includes:
- a CDS encoding zinc-binding alcohol dehydrogenase family protein, with protein MLSVICESPGVLRHEDRELPLRADGEVLLRVRRVGICGTDMHIYSGNQPYLQYPRVMGHELSATVVEADPGAHVTSGDTVYVMPYLSCGHCIACRQGKTNCCVNIKVLGVHSDGALTEYLSVPAQFVHRAEGVTLDQAAMLEFLAIGAHAVRRADVSAGQRVLVVGAGPIGMAAVLFATLRGASVTCLDTRADRLAFCREHFAVSTVEIGANDVEELSALTGGEFFDVVFDATGNVKAMNRGFAFIAHGGKYVLISIVPGEISFSDPEFHKREATLLGSRNATAKDFETVLDAMRAGRIPDKALNTHRMSLSDVPTEFPKLLEPGRTVVKALVEC; from the coding sequence ATGCTTAGCGTCATTTGCGAATCGCCCGGTGTGCTGCGCCACGAAGACCGCGAACTGCCTCTGCGCGCGGACGGCGAGGTTCTGTTGCGCGTGCGCCGTGTCGGCATTTGCGGCACGGACATGCACATCTACTCGGGCAACCAGCCTTACCTGCAATATCCGCGCGTCATGGGACACGAGTTGTCAGCGACCGTCGTCGAAGCCGATCCCGGCGCGCACGTCACCTCCGGCGACACCGTCTACGTGATGCCCTACCTGTCATGCGGACATTGCATCGCGTGCAGACAGGGCAAAACCAACTGTTGTGTCAACATCAAGGTGCTCGGTGTGCATAGCGATGGTGCGTTGACCGAATACCTGTCCGTACCCGCGCAGTTCGTGCATCGGGCCGAAGGCGTGACGCTGGATCAGGCCGCCATGCTCGAATTTCTTGCTATCGGCGCGCATGCCGTGAGGCGTGCCGATGTGTCGGCCGGTCAGCGGGTTCTGGTCGTCGGGGCGGGTCCGATCGGCATGGCGGCCGTGCTGTTTGCGACTCTGCGCGGCGCCAGCGTGACCTGCCTGGATACGCGCGCCGATCGTCTGGCGTTCTGTCGCGAGCATTTCGCGGTTTCCACGGTGGAAATCGGAGCGAATGACGTCGAGGAACTGTCGGCGCTCACGGGCGGCGAGTTTTTCGACGTCGTGTTCGATGCGACGGGCAACGTCAAGGCGATGAATCGCGGTTTCGCCTTCATCGCGCACGGCGGCAAGTACGTGCTGATTTCGATCGTGCCGGGCGAGATCTCGTTCTCCGATCCCGAATTTCATAAGCGCGAAGCGACGCTACTCGGTAGCCGGAATGCGACCGCGAAAGACTTCGAGACGGTCCTTGATGCGATGCGGGCGGGCCGCATTCCCGACAAGGCGCTCAATACGCACCGGATGAGCCTGTCCGATGTTCCCACCGAGTTTCCCAAACTGCTCGAGCCTGGACGGACCGTCGTCAAGGCGCTGGTCGAGTGCTAA